The Paenibacillus guangzhouensis region TCTTGGCGGTATGCTGGATTCGCAATATCAGGAGAATCAGGAGCTGACGGCATCGATTGACGAAGTGCTCGATCAATTTTATATCGAGACAGCAACGTGGGGTCTGGATCGGTGGGAGCGCATGTGCGGCATTGCGACCGACCCGTCCAAGCCGCTTGATCAACGCCGCAGTGTCATCAAGTCCAAACTGCGCGGGATCGGCACCGTCACAGTGGACCTCGTGAAGAACGTCGCCGAGGCTTTCGCGAACGGCCAGGTCGATGTACAGGAGGATGTCGCGAAGTACACAATCACTGTCACCTTCGTCGGCAAGCTCGGCATCCCGCCGAATATGGAAGACATCACCCATGCGCTGCGGGATATTATCCCGGCACATTTGGGGATTGAGTATGTGTATAAGTTCTATCCTTACTATGAATTAGCGAAGTCAGGGAAGAAGTATCAAGATCTAACGTCATTGACGTATTACAAATTAGTAGACAAGGGGGTTCAATAACATGGCAACAACACCCAAAATTAATCTCCCGCTGATCGATAGCTCAATGACCGCTGACATCCCACGCGATATGAACGCGCTAGCCAACGCCATTGACGCGGTGGTGGAGACTACTACGGGAGCGAAGACGAAGGTAGACCAAGCATTGGCTAGCGCGAAGGCTTACGTAGATGCAGACCTAAAAGAGGCTCCGGCGGTGCCGATCAACCTTAAGATGGGAATGCAGGTCATTGATGCGAAAGAGACGAGCCTTGTGAATATTACGGGGCTGAAGGGTCGGACGTTGGTGAATTTACTGGGGCGTGATGGGAATTGTGAGGATATGAGTAAGTGGTCATTAATCGGCACCACGGTTCTGGACACTGCGAATAAAACGTGCGGAATGAATGGATTTAAGAGTACGGTGACTAATGGAACATATGCCGATATCTGGCGTACGGTTGCATACGATAAGAATAAATACTATATTGCGCTGGCAGATATCAAGAACGGCAATGCTCTTAAAATGCGACTTCGCATGAATGATAATGTTGCCGTTAAAGAGATTATGTCCAGGGATGTTACGGAGACTTCTCAGTTTACTACTGCTTGGGTAAGAATCGAGCCTAACGCATTTACGGGTACTAATCCTGTGTATCTCAGTATTGTCACAGCAGGTGGTAATGGAAGTTATGGATATGTAGATGCAATCCGCCTATATGAAATTCCGAAAATGGAATATGAGGCATTGACCTCTATGGCAGATAGTCAAATCGCTGCCAAATACCCGTATGTCGATAGTTTGCAGAACGTAGCGAATCCATATGTGATTGGATATGGGGAGAATTTGTTGCCGCCGTTTATGGAATGGATACCTAGCGGTAATTTAACTCAGTATTCAGCACTAGCGCCCTACGAAGCTTCGACGGTAACGACTGGTGATTTTCAAGCATTAATTTCGCCGCAAATTCCAGCCGTAAAAGGTCAAACATATACGCTTAGTATTGAATCTCGAGCAGGTCGTATGGTAGTAGGTCAGTACGATAAGGCTGGTAATGTAATAGACTACCCTGTAGCAGAGGCGCAGAACGGACAAGGGGCCTTCTCAGCGACATTTACTGTTGCCGATAACGTATCTCACCTCGTCGTTCAATTATCCAACTATGGTGCGGGAACTTTCATTTTCAAAAAGCCGATACTCACGTTAGGCAGCACATCCAAGCCGTTTGTACTACGTCAAGATTCGATTCTCGCACTAACGACGGAACTAGCGTCCAACGTTGACGGGTCAATAGCTGACGAGCTTTTCACGAAGGACGGGCTATATTGGAAGCTGTCGAAGTACAAGAAGATTACGCTTGACGGGTCGCGAGATTGGAAGTTTAACGCTGTGAAATCTGGATTTAAACAGGTAAGACTGGAAGGCAATCAAAAAGCGTCAGGAAGTCCTGTTATACAGTACGCAACAAAGTATGACGGTAAAGCACTTAAATATGATGGCAATGTCACAGAAGGAGACTCCTTCAACGTTACCAGCACAAATGACGTCATATACATGGGCATATCTAACGCAGATAGTGGTTGGGGCGATAGTTACGCACCAACAGACGCGGAGGTTAAGGCGTACATGAACGGCTGGAAGATGTTCTCCGTGGGTGGCCCTGCTACATCAGAATATACAGGAACAGGTACAAAAGGTTGGGTTAAGATTCCGGTTAAAACTAAAAGTAATCTAGTACTAGGGACTGAATACGTTACGGATATATCAGTAACAACTCTATACAGTGACTTCCCCTACACACCGTACCAGATCCAGTACCTACTAGCGACGCCAATTGTCGAACCTGTCCAACATGAAGGCAAGCTGCTACTTAATAAAGGGTGGAACCAAATAGTGTGCGGCGGCGGTATCGAGGTTCGCGAGAAGGCGAATCCTGTCTATTGGCCCTTAGGGAACCATTGGGTATTTAACAACATACATCCTAGCCTAATTGCAGGTAGATTTAATTATAAGACTAATAAGATTTACACTGTATACGCAAACAACAAGGCAGATAGCAGTTTCGTGATGTTGAACAATGACCCCAACAGTAATGGAATAGAGGATGGGTATATAGATGATTCCAAGTATAAAAAAGATGGAACCTACCACGTCACCTATACACGCCTGGAGAACGTCGTCCCATTTCTAGCGATCGCCGGAGAGATCGCGGCGAACCTACGTGGAACGGTAGATGATTTGGTGAACGAAACGCAGGCGCTGGATACGAGGTTAAGCGTAGTTGAGCGTATGAAGGCAGAGAAGGACAGTAAAGGTACTTGGATCATGCCGACGTTATTAAATGGATGGGAGCCATACGATGTTTATAGCGGGTACGTGGCAGCATACAAGAAGGTTCCTAACACCAATCTCGTAACAATCACCGCAACTCTAAAAAACGGCTCGACCGCTTACGGAAGTACATTGTG contains the following coding sequences:
- a CDS encoding YmfQ family protein codes for the protein MTDVRERAVIERAVGNNPLRRYVPEFVSGSRILGGMLDSQYQENQELTASIDEVLDQFYIETATWGLDRWERMCGIATDPSKPLDQRRSVIKSKLRGIGTVTVDLVKNVAEAFANGQVDVQEDVAKYTITVTFVGKLGIPPNMEDITHALRDIIPAHLGIEYVYKFYPYYELAKSGKKYQDLTSLTYYKLVDKGVQ